From a single Calothrix sp. NIES-2098 genomic region:
- the katE gene encoding catalase: protein MSEQNHVNENTKNEALQPYRKDADEKLTTNQGVKVNDTDNTLKVGTRGPSLKEDFHFQEKLTHFDRERIPERVVHARGSGAHGYFQPYESMAEFTKAKFLQDPAIKTPVFVRFSTVGGSRGSADTVRDVRGFSVKFYTEDGNYDLVGNNIPVFFIQDAIKFPDIVHAIKPEPDHEMPQASTAHPSFWDFISLMPESMHMIMWILSDRTLPRTLRMMQGFGVHTFRWVNAEGKSRFVKYHWKPLLGVHSNLFDEAQKLAGKDPDFHRRDLWDSIEMGDYPEYELGVQIIEEADEHKFDFDILDATKIIPEELVPVRPIGKMVLNRNPDNFFAETEQVAFQPSNVVPGIDFSDDPLLQGRLFSYHDTQLHRLGSPNFAHLPINRPVCPFHNNQQDGRMQMEIKTTRVNYSPNSLGENRPAVSTEAEGGYVHYPERVEGHKVRERSPSFKDHFSQATLFWNSLSPIEKEHVIAAAHFELGKVGDRGVRERMVDRFNHVDPELAKRVAQGIGVAAPSAITVQNHGQRSEALSQEKTTKTAKGRKVAILAADGVEAAQIMALKQALKAAGVVAEVVSQFKGTIKSADGKEIEVDQTFLTSASVMFDAVYVPGGAKSIDALKMNGEAIEFINEAFKHCKPIAASGEGVELLKACDLQGVGRLDSFAQDDLGVVTTRSADANEIAKSFINAIAQHRHWNRFHKDKVPASIK, encoded by the coding sequence ATGAGCGAGCAGAATCACGTTAACGAAAACACTAAGAATGAAGCTTTGCAACCCTATCGTAAAGATGCAGACGAGAAACTAACAACCAATCAAGGTGTAAAAGTTAACGATACCGACAATACACTCAAAGTCGGAACGCGCGGGCCTTCGTTAAAAGAAGATTTTCACTTTCAAGAAAAGCTGACGCACTTCGATCGCGAACGCATTCCAGAACGCGTGGTTCATGCGCGAGGGTCGGGCGCTCACGGCTATTTCCAGCCCTACGAATCGATGGCAGAGTTCACCAAAGCCAAATTCTTGCAAGATCCAGCGATTAAAACGCCTGTGTTTGTGCGGTTTTCAACGGTGGGTGGATCGCGGGGTTCAGCCGATACAGTGCGAGATGTACGCGGCTTTTCAGTGAAATTCTATACCGAAGATGGGAACTACGATTTAGTCGGGAACAATATTCCGGTTTTCTTTATTCAAGACGCGATTAAATTCCCTGATATTGTTCACGCGATCAAGCCCGAACCAGACCACGAGATGCCCCAAGCTTCAACTGCCCATCCCAGCTTTTGGGACTTCATCTCGCTGATGCCCGAATCGATGCACATGATTATGTGGATTTTGAGCGATCGCACTCTCCCCAGAACCTTGCGGATGATGCAGGGGTTTGGCGTGCATACCTTCCGTTGGGTGAATGCAGAAGGTAAATCCCGCTTTGTGAAATACCATTGGAAGCCGCTTTTAGGAGTACATTCCAACCTCTTTGACGAAGCACAGAAACTCGCTGGTAAAGACCCCGACTTTCATCGCCGCGATTTGTGGGATTCAATTGAGATGGGCGATTACCCAGAATACGAACTGGGCGTGCAAATCATTGAAGAAGCAGACGAGCACAAATTCGATTTTGATATTTTGGATGCAACCAAAATCATTCCTGAAGAATTAGTTCCCGTCCGTCCCATCGGCAAAATGGTACTGAACCGCAACCCAGATAATTTCTTTGCAGAAACCGAGCAGGTGGCGTTTCAACCTTCAAATGTCGTGCCAGGAATTGACTTCAGCGACGATCCGCTGTTACAAGGTCGGCTGTTCTCTTACCACGATACCCAACTGCATCGCTTAGGAAGTCCAAATTTTGCTCATTTGCCGATTAACCGTCCGGTTTGTCCGTTCCACAACAACCAACAAGACGGGCGGATGCAAATGGAAATCAAAACCACCCGCGTTAACTACTCCCCCAATTCCCTCGGAGAGAATCGCCCAGCGGTGAGTACAGAAGCGGAAGGTGGGTATGTGCATTATCCAGAGCGCGTAGAAGGGCATAAAGTCCGGGAACGCAGCCCCAGCTTTAAAGACCACTTTAGTCAGGCAACACTGTTCTGGAACAGTCTTTCACCCATCGAGAAAGAGCACGTGATAGCGGCGGCTCATTTTGAGTTAGGCAAAGTTGGCGATCGCGGGGTGCGCGAACGGATGGTCGATCGCTTTAACCATGTAGATCCTGAATTAGCTAAACGAGTCGCCCAAGGCATTGGTGTTGCCGCACCTAGCGCCATCACAGTACAAAATCACGGACAACGCTCTGAAGCACTCAGCCAAGAGAAGACGACGAAAACTGCCAAAGGTCGAAAAGTGGCAATTTTGGCAGCAGACGGAGTAGAAGCAGCTCAGATTATGGCACTCAAGCAAGCCTTGAAAGCTGCTGGCGTAGTAGCAGAAGTTGTCTCGCAGTTCAAGGGCACGATTAAGAGTGCAGATGGTAAAGAAATTGAGGTCGATCAGACCTTTTTGACGAGTGCTTCTGTAATGTTTGATGCAGTGTATGTACCCGGTGGTGCAAAGAGTATTGACGCTTTGAAGATGAATGGCGAAGCGATCGAGTTCATCAATGAAGCCTTTAAGCACTGCAAACCGATCGCCGCTAGCGGGGAAGGTGTGGAGTTACTCAAAGCTTGCGATCTTCAAGGTGTTGGACGGTTAGACTCGTTTGCGCAAGACGATCTAGGCGTTGTCACTACTCGCAGTGCCGATGCGAATGAAATTGCCAAGTCGTTTATCAATGCGATCGCTCAACATCGCCACTGGAATCGTTTCCACAAAGATAAAGTCCCTGCCTCAATTAAGTAG